In a genomic window of uncultured Flavobacterium sp.:
- the recN gene encoding DNA repair protein RecN produces the protein MITSLSIKNYALIEKLAIDFSKGFSIITGETGAGKSIILGAIGLVLGKRADLTSLKNKEEKCVIEAHFEISKYNLKEFFESNDLDYEDETIIRREILPSGKSRAFINDSPVNLQELQDLSLFLIDIHSQQQTQELSDESVQFKIIDAIANNGETILSYQKLLKEYKTDKSKLNALLKKQSDSGKELEYNTFLLNELVVAKLKSGEQEELEADYEKLNNVEIIKESIDKSLVIANEEQFGVFHNLNEIKASLQKIALFSPEYQSLFERITSVAIEVDDVSRELQNASEKLLNDPAQLELVSQKLQLIYNLQKKHQVKTVDELLQIQADLENKVLELDNIEEEITVLSKSIEQKTSELDTFSATIHQERINAIPVLSNQLVSILETLGMPNVRFNMELLPSETYFNNGKDELQFLFSANKGTDFGLLKKVASGGEMSRIMLAVKAILAQYSKLPTLIFDEIDTGVSGEIAIRMGEIMKEMSGKMQIFAITHLPQIAAKGDSHFKVSKSTVDDDTQSELKLLSQEERVTEIAQMLSGAVVSDSALNHAKALLN, from the coding sequence ATGATTACTTCGCTGTCAATTAAAAATTATGCTCTAATTGAAAAACTTGCCATTGACTTTTCAAAAGGTTTTTCTATAATTACAGGTGAAACAGGTGCGGGGAAATCAATTATATTAGGTGCAATTGGACTTGTTTTAGGAAAAAGAGCCGATCTTACTTCGTTAAAAAACAAAGAAGAAAAATGTGTAATCGAAGCACATTTTGAGATTTCTAAATACAATCTAAAAGAATTTTTTGAAAGTAACGATCTTGATTACGAAGATGAAACTATTATTAGACGCGAAATATTACCTTCAGGAAAATCTCGTGCATTTATAAATGATAGTCCCGTAAATCTTCAGGAACTACAAGATTTAAGTTTGTTTTTGATTGATATACATTCGCAACAGCAAACTCAGGAATTATCAGACGAAAGTGTTCAGTTTAAAATTATTGATGCAATTGCAAATAATGGAGAAACCATATTGTCGTACCAAAAGTTACTGAAAGAATATAAAACAGATAAAAGCAAACTAAATGCTTTGTTGAAAAAACAAAGTGATTCAGGAAAAGAATTGGAATACAATACTTTTTTATTGAATGAATTGGTTGTTGCTAAATTGAAATCAGGCGAACAAGAAGAGTTGGAAGCTGATTATGAGAAACTAAATAATGTTGAAATTATTAAAGAATCAATTGATAAATCATTGGTAATTGCTAATGAAGAACAATTTGGTGTTTTTCATAATCTAAATGAAATTAAAGCTTCTTTGCAAAAAATCGCTTTATTTTCGCCGGAATATCAAAGTTTATTCGAAAGAATAACAAGTGTCGCAATTGAAGTTGATGATGTTTCGAGAGAATTGCAAAATGCATCAGAGAAATTATTAAATGATCCGGCGCAATTAGAATTAGTAAGTCAGAAATTGCAATTGATTTACAATTTACAGAAAAAACATCAGGTTAAAACTGTAGACGAATTATTACAAATTCAGGCAGACTTAGAAAATAAAGTTTTAGAATTGGATAATATTGAAGAAGAAATAACAGTTTTATCAAAATCGATAGAGCAAAAAACTTCAGAATTAGATACTTTTTCAGCTACAATTCATCAGGAAAGAATAAATGCAATTCCGGTTTTATCGAATCAATTAGTTTCAATACTGGAAACTTTAGGAATGCCAAATGTTCGTTTCAATATGGAATTATTGCCTTCTGAAACCTATTTCAATAATGGAAAAGACGAATTGCAATTTTTATTCTCTGCCAATAAAGGAACTGATTTTGGATTATTGAAAAAAGTAGCTTCAGGAGGAGAAATGTCTCGTATAATGTTGGCTGTCAAAGCGATTTTGGCACAATATTCAAAATTACCAACCTTGATTTTTGATGAAATTGATACAGGAGTTTCAGGAGAAATTGCTATTAGAATGGGAGAGATAATGAAAGAAATGAGTGGGAAAATGCAAATCTTCGCCATTACACATTTACCTCAAATAGCAGCAAAAGGAGATTCGCACTTTAAAGTTTCGAAATCTACAGTTGACGACGATACACAATCAGAGTTGAAACTTTTGTCTCAGGAAGAAAGAGTTACCGAAATTGCTCAAATGTTATCAGGAGCAGTCGTTTCAGATTCGGCTTTAAATCATGCTAAAGCCTTGTTGAACTAA
- the dapA gene encoding 4-hydroxy-tetrahydrodipicolinate synthase — MQSLIGTGVALVTPFKKDFSVDIEALQRIVNFSIDGGVEYLVVMGTTAENATLTQSEKELVIKTVIDVNKGRLPLVLGVGGNNTMQIVEELKTGDFSAFDAILSVSPYYNKPTQEGIYQHFKAIAEASPIPVILYNVPGRTSSNMLPATVVRLAKEFTNIVAIKEAAGDLAQAMQLIKNAPKDFLVISGDDMIALPIVLAGGAGVISVIGQGFPKEFSEMIRLGLNRKVNEAFKTQYFLSDCIDMIFEQGNPAGIKQIFQALGIAENVVRLPLVTVDESLANRLNEFVKKSIK, encoded by the coding sequence ATGCAATCATTAATAGGAACTGGTGTTGCGCTTGTAACTCCATTTAAAAAAGACTTTTCAGTAGACATCGAAGCTTTACAGCGCATCGTTAATTTTTCGATCGATGGAGGAGTTGAATATCTTGTAGTTATGGGAACAACAGCAGAAAATGCTACCTTAACACAATCCGAAAAAGAATTGGTTATAAAAACAGTAATCGATGTCAATAAAGGAAGATTGCCTTTAGTTCTTGGAGTTGGAGGAAATAATACAATGCAAATTGTAGAAGAATTAAAAACAGGAGATTTTTCAGCATTTGATGCGATTCTTTCTGTTTCTCCTTATTATAATAAGCCAACACAAGAAGGAATTTATCAGCATTTTAAAGCAATTGCAGAAGCATCGCCAATTCCGGTGATTTTATATAATGTTCCGGGAAGAACATCAAGTAATATGTTGCCCGCAACAGTAGTGCGTTTGGCAAAAGAATTCACTAATATTGTAGCAATAAAAGAAGCTGCAGGAGATTTAGCTCAGGCTATGCAATTGATAAAAAATGCACCAAAAGACTTTCTTGTAATTTCAGGAGATGATATGATTGCATTGCCAATTGTTTTAGCTGGTGGAGCAGGAGTAATTTCTGTAATTGGACAAGGTTTTCCGAAAGAATTTTCAGAAATGATCCGTTTAGGATTGAACAGAAAAGTAAATGAAGCATTTAAAACACAATACTTTTTATCAGATTGTATTGATATGATTTTTGAGCAGGGAAATCCTGCCGGAATCAAACAAATCTTTCAAGCCCTTGGTATTGCTGAGAATGTTGTACGTTTGCCATTAGTAACCGTAGACGAATCTCTGGCAAACAGATTGAATGAATTTGTTAAAAAAAGCATTAAATAA
- the bamD gene encoding outer membrane protein assembly factor BamD, translating to MKKIVSLLIVVVLFCSCSDYQKALKNEDVAAKFDIATKMYDAGKYSKAIRLFEQLAPTYRGKPQAEKLFYMFSQSYYKTKQYYLAGYQFESFVSGYPRSEKVQEAAFLGAFSYSKLAPVYSLDQTDTVKALEKLQAFIDNYPNSEYIAQANEAVKILNGKLEKKAYENAKGYNTISDYKSALIAFDNFIADFPGTPFKEDALFYKYDSAYQLAINSVPSKMEERLNVAKAAYNNLIKFNSATKYKVKADEMNARVETDLQKFTKIK from the coding sequence ATGAAAAAAATAGTATCTCTATTAATTGTTGTTGTCCTTTTTTGTTCTTGTAGTGATTACCAAAAAGCATTGAAAAATGAAGATGTTGCGGCAAAGTTTGATATAGCAACAAAGATGTATGATGCAGGAAAATATTCAAAAGCAATTCGTCTTTTTGAGCAATTAGCACCTACATATAGAGGTAAGCCTCAGGCGGAGAAATTATTTTATATGTTTTCTCAGTCTTATTATAAGACAAAACAATATTATTTAGCTGGTTACCAGTTTGAAAGCTTTGTTTCAGGATATCCTCGTAGTGAGAAAGTTCAGGAAGCAGCTTTTCTTGGCGCTTTTAGTTACTCAAAATTAGCTCCTGTATATAGTTTAGATCAAACAGATACAGTAAAAGCTTTAGAGAAATTACAAGCATTTATTGATAACTATCCAAACTCTGAATACATTGCTCAGGCAAATGAAGCTGTTAAAATTTTGAACGGTAAATTAGAGAAAAAAGCATACGAAAATGCTAAAGGATACAATACAATTTCAGATTATAAATCAGCATTAATTGCGTTTGATAATTTTATCGCTGATTTTCCAGGAACACCATTCAAAGAAGATGCGTTGTTCTATAAATATGATTCAGCATACCAATTGGCAATAAATAGTGTTCCTTCAAAAATGGAAGAACGTTTAAACGTTGCAAAAGCAGCTTATAATAACTTAATAAAGTTCAACAGCGCTACAAAATACAAAGTGAAAGCAGACGAAATGAATGCTAGAGTTGAAACTGATTTACAAAAATTTACTAAAATAAAATAA
- a CDS encoding DNA-directed RNA polymerase subunit omega produces the protein MDLKKTNAPVNTITYNKTVIEEPTGNVYEAITIMAKRANQINSEIKKELTEKLEEFATYNDSLEEVFENKEQIEVSKFYEKLPKPHALAVQEWLDGKTYHRGSNK, from the coding sequence ATGGATTTAAAAAAGACGAATGCTCCTGTAAATACAATAACTTACAATAAAACAGTTATTGAAGAGCCAACAGGAAATGTGTATGAAGCAATTACCATTATGGCTAAAAGAGCAAATCAAATTAATTCTGAAATTAAAAAAGAATTAACTGAAAAATTAGAAGAGTTTGCTACTTACAATGACAGTCTTGAAGAAGTTTTTGAAAATAAAGAGCAAATTGAAGTTTCTAAATTTTACGAAAAATTACCTAAACCACACGCTTTAGCAGTACAAGAATGGTTAGATGGTAAAACTTACCACAGAGGTTCAAACAAATAA
- the fabV gene encoding trans-2-enoyl-CoA reductase family protein, with product MIIEPRMRGFICLTSHPKGAEQNVKNQIEYIKSKGPIAGAKKVLVIGASTGFGLASRITSAFGSDAATIGVFFEKPPVEGKTASPGWYNSAAFETEAHKAGLYAKSINGDAFSNEIKRQTLDLIKADLGQVDLVIYSLASPVRQHPVTGVLHRSVLKPIGQTFTNKTVDFHTGKVSEVSIAPANEEDIENTVAVMGGEDWAMWIDALKAENLLADGATTVAYSYIGPSLTEAVYRKGTIGQAKDHLEATAFSITDSLESIGGKAYVSVNKALVTQASSAIPVIPLYISLLYKIMKEEGIHEGCIEQIQRLFQDRLYNGSEVPVDEKGRIRIDDWEMRDDVQEKVAKLWLEATTETLPAIGDLAGYRNDFLNLFGFEFAGVDYAAEANEVVNIESIK from the coding sequence ATGATTATAGAACCTAGAATGAGAGGATTTATTTGCTTGACATCTCACCCAAAAGGAGCCGAGCAAAATGTTAAAAATCAAATAGAATATATAAAATCAAAAGGTCCAATTGCCGGAGCAAAGAAAGTATTAGTTATCGGAGCTTCTACAGGATTTGGTTTAGCTTCAAGAATTACAAGCGCTTTTGGATCTGATGCTGCAACAATTGGAGTTTTCTTTGAAAAACCACCAGTTGAAGGTAAAACAGCTTCACCAGGATGGTATAATTCTGCAGCTTTTGAAACAGAAGCTCACAAAGCAGGTCTATATGCAAAAAGTATCAACGGAGATGCTTTTTCAAACGAAATAAAAAGACAAACTTTAGATTTAATTAAAGCGGATTTAGGACAAGTTGATCTTGTAATTTACAGTTTAGCTTCTCCAGTGCGTCAACATCCTGTAACAGGAGTTTTGCACCGTTCAGTTTTAAAACCAATCGGACAAACTTTTACAAATAAAACAGTAGATTTTCATACCGGAAAAGTTTCTGAAGTTTCTATTGCTCCGGCAAATGAAGAAGATATTGAAAATACAGTTGCTGTAATGGGCGGTGAAGACTGGGCAATGTGGATTGATGCTTTAAAAGCAGAAAATTTATTGGCAGACGGAGCTACAACAGTTGCTTATTCTTATATCGGGCCATCATTGACAGAAGCAGTTTACCGTAAAGGTACAATTGGTCAAGCAAAAGATCATTTAGAAGCTACAGCATTCTCTATCACAGATAGTTTAGAGTCTATTGGAGGAAAAGCTTATGTTTCTGTAAACAAAGCATTAGTTACACAAGCAAGTTCTGCGATTCCGGTAATTCCTTTATATATTTCTCTTTTGTATAAAATCATGAAAGAAGAAGGAATTCACGAAGGTTGTATCGAGCAGATTCAGCGTTTATTCCAAGACAGATTGTACAATGGATCAGAAGTTCCTGTTGATGAAAAAGGCAGAATTAGAATTGACGATTGGGAAATGCGTGATGATGTTCAGGAAAAAGTGGCTAAACTTTGGTTAGAAGCTACAACTGAAACATTACCAGCTATTGGTGATTTAGCAGGATACAGAAATGATTTCTTGAATCTTTTTGGATTTGAA
- a CDS encoding 5'-nucleotidase, with protein MVKLKKYNGFLKLFVIFLTLFFIFSCSQKNYNLTKIEGKQLPITEKGAETPEIEKFIKPYRDHINKDLDSVLAYCPETLDKSTGKWQTSIGSLLADVCVERGNLVFKAREKKSIDLCLLNHGGIRAILPKGNVTTRTAFEIMPFENNLVVVALKGQQILDIAAYIIKEKKPQPLSGMTFTIAKDNTAKNILIQGKPLDLNTIYYVATNDYLANGGDSMTFFAKGVQKFDLNYKLRDVLIDYFKEVDTIPIAKNIRITEE; from the coding sequence ATGGTAAAACTAAAAAAGTATAACGGATTTTTGAAACTTTTTGTTATATTCTTAACACTTTTTTTTATATTTTCCTGTAGTCAGAAAAATTATAATTTAACGAAGATAGAGGGAAAACAGCTTCCAATTACAGAAAAGGGTGCAGAAACTCCTGAAATTGAAAAATTTATAAAGCCATATCGCGATCATATCAACAAAGACCTGGACAGCGTGCTTGCATATTGTCCTGAAACTCTTGATAAAAGTACGGGAAAATGGCAAACAAGTATCGGAAGTTTATTAGCCGATGTTTGTGTAGAACGTGGAAATCTTGTTTTTAAAGCTCGCGAGAAAAAGAGCATTGATTTGTGTTTATTAAATCATGGTGGAATCCGTGCTATTTTACCTAAAGGTAATGTAACTACAAGAACGGCTTTTGAGATTATGCCTTTTGAAAACAATCTTGTTGTTGTTGCTTTAAAAGGACAACAAATTCTGGATATCGCTGCTTATATTATTAAGGAGAAAAAACCTCAGCCTTTATCAGGAATGACTTTTACGATTGCAAAAGATAATACTGCAAAAAATATTTTAATTCAGGGAAAACCTCTTGATCTTAATACCATCTATTATGTAGCTACAAATGATTATTTGGCAAATGGTGGTGATAGTATGACTTTCTTTGCTAAAGGTGTTCAGAAATTTGATTTGAATTACAAACTGAGAGATGTATTGATTGATTATTTCAAAGAAGTTGATACTATTCCGATAGCAAAAAATATTCGAATTACAGAAGAATAA
- a CDS encoding metallophosphatase, with protein MKRREFIEKTAASTALLSLGLSLSSFETNDIKHLTILHTNDVHSHIDPFPADDPRNPNKGGVSRRAALIETIRKENPNVLLLDAGDIFQGTPYFNYYGGELEFKLMSMMKYDASTIGNHDFDNGLDGLHAQMPHATFEFINSNYDFKNTVMNGLVKPYKIFHKNGIKVGVFGVGIELAGLVDKQMYKETVYNDPVEIAQDMTQLLKKQEKCDLVICLSHLGYKYKDDESKISDLKFAAQTQDIDLIIGGHTHTFLDKPTVVKNKAQQDVLVNQVGCYGINLGRIDFYFDKDKAHTNQGRSIVV; from the coding sequence ATGAAAAGAAGAGAATTTATCGAAAAAACAGCCGCAAGTACTGCCTTATTAAGTTTAGGTTTGTCATTAAGCAGTTTTGAAACTAACGATATAAAACACTTAACGATTCTTCATACTAATGATGTTCACAGCCACATTGATCCTTTTCCGGCTGATGATCCTCGTAATCCTAATAAAGGCGGTGTTTCAAGAAGAGCGGCTCTTATAGAAACTATTCGTAAAGAAAATCCAAATGTGCTTTTATTAGACGCCGGAGATATTTTTCAGGGAACTCCATATTTTAATTACTATGGTGGTGAACTTGAATTTAAGTTAATGAGTATGATGAAATACGACGCATCTACTATTGGAAATCACGATTTCGACAATGGTCTTGATGGTTTGCATGCTCAAATGCCTCATGCTACTTTTGAATTTATCAACTCTAATTATGACTTTAAAAATACGGTCATGAACGGTCTTGTAAAACCTTATAAAATCTTCCACAAAAACGGAATTAAAGTTGGTGTTTTTGGTGTAGGAATTGAACTTGCCGGTTTGGTTGATAAACAAATGTACAAGGAAACTGTTTATAATGATCCTGTAGAAATTGCTCAGGATATGACGCAATTACTAAAAAAACAAGAAAAATGTGATTTGGTAATTTGTCTTTCGCATTTAGGTTATAAATATAAAGATGATGAATCTAAAATTTCTGATTTAAAATTTGCTGCACAAACTCAGGATATTGACTTGATTATTGGTGGACATACGCACACTTTCTTAGACAAACCAACTGTTGTAAAAAATAAAGCGCAACAAGATGTTTTGGTTAATCAAGTTGGTTGCTACGGAATTAATTTAGGAAGAATAGATTTTTATTTTGATAAAGATAAAGCACATACTAATCAGGGAAGATCAATTGTTGTATAA
- a CDS encoding DUF4835 family protein, translating into MNKIVTFLVFFIFGFTQAQQLNCTVTINTERLPNPNQQVFKTLQTSLAEFVNKTDWTGSVLKQNERINCSMYITLSSNSSDQFTGTIQVQSSRLIFNSTYSSPVLNYNDKDFSFRYTEYEPLLFNPTTFDSNLVSVISFYSYLILGMDADTFQMGAGNQYLETAQNIANVAQQGGSKGWSQADGIQNRYYLINDMISPMYSDLRQVTYAYHTGLDLMSQDLKASKEKIKDALLIIGRFSTVKPNAFLTRVFFDAKSDEIVSIFSGGPNIPVTDLTDVLNKVSPLNSTKWSQIKF; encoded by the coding sequence ATGAATAAAATAGTTACATTTTTAGTTTTCTTTATTTTTGGCTTTACGCAGGCACAACAGCTAAATTGTACTGTAACTATTAACACAGAAAGATTACCAAATCCTAATCAGCAGGTTTTTAAAACGCTTCAGACTTCTTTGGCTGAGTTCGTGAATAAAACAGATTGGACGGGATCAGTTCTGAAACAAAACGAACGAATCAATTGTTCGATGTATATTACATTGTCTTCTAATAGTTCAGATCAATTTACAGGAACAATCCAGGTGCAATCATCTCGCTTGATTTTTAATTCGACCTATTCATCTCCGGTTTTAAATTATAACGATAAAGATTTCAGTTTCAGGTATACAGAATATGAACCATTGTTGTTTAATCCTACAACATTTGATTCGAATCTTGTTTCTGTGATTTCTTTTTACAGTTATTTGATTTTGGGAATGGATGCAGATACTTTTCAAATGGGAGCTGGAAATCAATATCTTGAAACCGCTCAGAATATCGCAAATGTTGCCCAACAAGGAGGTTCTAAAGGCTGGAGTCAAGCTGATGGAATTCAGAATCGTTACTATTTAATAAACGATATGATTTCTCCAATGTATAGTGATTTGCGTCAGGTCACGTATGCTTATCATACAGGTTTAGATTTGATGAGTCAGGATTTGAAAGCATCAAAAGAAAAAATAAAAGATGCACTCCTTATCATTGGTCGATTTAGTACTGTAAAACCCAATGCTTTTTTGACGAGAGTATTTTTCGATGCAAAATCAGATGAAATCGTTTCTATATTTTCAGGAGGTCCAAATATTCCTGTTACAGATTTGACAGACGTTTTGAATAAAGTCTCGCCATTGAATTCTACAAAATGGTCGCAAATTAAATTTTAA
- the coaBC gene encoding bifunctional phosphopantothenoylcysteine decarboxylase/phosphopantothenate--cysteine ligase CoaBC codes for MSVLNGKKILLGVSGGIAAYKTASLVRLFIKAGAHVQVIMTPASKDFVTPLTLSTLSKNPVHSSFFNQDDEDAVWNNHVDLALWADLMLIAPATANTLSKMTTGNCDNLLIATYLSAKCPVYFAPAMDLDMYKHPSTLSSFAALKQFGNIMIPAENGELASGLSGEGRMAEPENIIAFLEADLESKLPLKGKKILITAGPTYEAIDPVRFIGNHSSGKMGFDIANEAANLGAQVILVAGPTHFKAKNNLVEVINVVSAQDMYDACHLHFNDVDVAIAAAAVADYKPKVVALQKIKKAANDFTIELEKTKDILASLGAIKKNQFLIGFALETENEIENAKLKIQKKNLDLIVLNSLQDEGAGFKKETNKVTFIDKDFKIEPMELKSKEFVAVDILNKVVSHFVKS; via the coding sequence ATGTCAGTTTTAAACGGGAAAAAGATTTTACTGGGAGTTTCTGGTGGAATCGCAGCCTATAAAACAGCTTCATTAGTACGACTTTTTATAAAAGCAGGTGCACATGTCCAAGTGATAATGACACCTGCTTCTAAGGATTTTGTAACTCCACTTACGTTATCTACGTTATCAAAAAATCCTGTACATTCCAGTTTCTTTAATCAGGATGATGAAGATGCAGTTTGGAACAATCATGTTGATTTGGCACTTTGGGCCGATTTAATGTTAATTGCTCCCGCAACAGCAAATACATTGTCGAAAATGACTACGGGAAACTGTGATAATCTTTTAATTGCAACTTATTTATCGGCAAAATGTCCAGTTTACTTTGCTCCGGCAATGGATTTGGATATGTATAAACATCCGTCTACTTTATCCAGCTTTGCTGCTTTAAAGCAATTCGGTAACATAATGATTCCTGCTGAAAACGGAGAATTAGCAAGCGGTTTATCTGGAGAAGGCCGAATGGCAGAACCAGAGAATATTATTGCTTTTCTTGAAGCTGATTTAGAAAGTAAATTGCCTCTTAAAGGAAAAAAAATACTAATTACTGCCGGACCAACATACGAAGCGATAGATCCTGTACGTTTTATAGGAAATCATTCTTCAGGAAAAATGGGGTTTGATATTGCAAATGAAGCAGCTAATTTAGGAGCACAAGTGATTTTAGTAGCTGGACCAACACATTTTAAGGCTAAAAATAATCTGGTTGAAGTTATCAATGTAGTTTCAGCGCAAGATATGTATGATGCTTGTCATTTACATTTTAACGATGTTGATGTAGCAATTGCGGCAGCAGCCGTTGCAGATTACAAACCTAAAGTTGTGGCTTTGCAAAAGATTAAAAAAGCAGCTAATGATTTTACGATCGAATTAGAAAAGACAAAAGATATCTTGGCATCATTGGGTGCAATCAAAAAAAATCAATTTTTAATAGGTTTTGCTTTAGAGACTGAAAATGAAATTGAAAATGCTAAGTTGAAAATTCAGAAAAAAAACTTAGATTTGATTGTTTTAAATTCCTTACAAGATGAAGGAGCCGGTTTTAAAAAAGAAACCAATAAAGTTACCTTTATTGATAAAGATTTTAAAATCGAACCAATGGAATTGAAATCAAAAGAATTTGTAGCTGTTGATATTTTAAACAAAGTTGTTTCGCATTTTGTGAAATCATAA